The Triticum aestivum cultivar Chinese Spring chromosome 5A, IWGSC CS RefSeq v2.1, whole genome shotgun sequence genomic sequence TAATTGATATCGCAAGTTTGCATATAATCCTAGAAAAGCTCCATAACCAAGGGCATTGGCGCTAACATTAGGAAGGGTCACCGATAACCTACCAAGGGATTGACAGAAGTTTTCCATGAATGGATTAGAGAACCACCAGAAGAAAGTTTTAATGGACAAAGAAACGGTTAATGACCAAGCCAACCTGCCATCCTTCCTTGCGGATAGGGCTTTCGACATACCACCCTGAATAGATCCAGCAACTACCCCGACCAGGCTAAGCTCAGCAGCCTTGTAAAGGAATGCACTAATTCGTTTCTGCAGATCAAACTCTCTCAAAGGATAACTCTTCTCAAATATGTTGTTAGGAAGTTTCTCAATGGCATTTTGGAAGTCGAATCGGGATGTACTCCCATATGAACGGCATGGTGCCAGAAGCCCCAGAACCACAAGGTTGCAACATGATGCAGTCAAAGCATTGACAACGGCCAAATCCCATTCTTGCTCAAACCTGATTACTTGAAGGTGTAACATGGTTTAGATGAAGTAGTAAGTATTGACCTATTAAACATCAGATAAGGTACAACATACCTCTCCTTACGAATATTCATCTCCCACCAAACAGATGAGGCAAAAGTAGCCAAGAACTCGAAAGCCATCTTATGTGGGAATGAAGGATCTGCAAGtgttctgcattacaaagaaaacaTAATAACTAAAACTGGCGATGGTAGCACTGATGTGGTAATGAATATTCAAGGTTCGAAACCAAGTCATCCATCATATGTAAGCAGTTATTGTTTAGTTCAGCAACACATGAGACAACTTGGAAGGATGCATATTAATTAATAAGTAGATCTGGCATTCCAATGGAGACAAACAAATATGATTTCAGAAATAACCAGCAACCGAAAGATGAGCAAGGATTGACATAAAGCATGAACTGCCAAGTGTGAATCCACATCTACAGATGAACAAACAGTATCCGGCCAGCATGAATTATGAAAATATCTGCCTACAGCTCTACCTTCACAGCCACTGTACTAGCTATCGCTTCAATGTGTTCAGCTTGACATGTTCTTCTGTTTTTCTTATTTACTAGCAAAAGAgctcgtgtgttgcaacgggagagaaaacataacacacgctcttaactcaacaaccatcgctcaagaccacaataggtccatctcctttatttttgtgaggcatcatatttgtgttgccacttatcctccttctcaccctcgccggcgatggcctcggtgttcacacataacaacaaaaaatgtgtgttgaatatggttaatcctaaggcgtctctctctccctctctcctccctccccctccccctccccctccccctctccctctccctccccctccctctccctctctctctcactctcgcgatgagaaatctgttgttttcccctgcgacatttttcagaggtatgcatgtgtagttatcgatgttttcttttccgtatatggttatagtggagtgtttatttgcaatccggatcgctgCCGATATGAAAAAAAcgaatcttgcgctataaattataagtttgcttccataacaatatttaaaaaatatttaacaggtaaaattaacatcatatttagattccacacatttttctaataaaatttcatatataatatattaaaatcaaagttacggtttaaaagatacagataatttagaaaatcatttggtttgactcaaatatattccaaaataatatttaaaaatacttaacaggtaaaaataatctcatattcatattctacatatttttcatatataacatgttcaaatcggagttacggtttaaaagatatggatgattttaaaaagcatttgtttgacttaaatatgatccgcagaTGAATTAtctaaaacatcagggggggtttcgaaaaatgtaaaataacggttcgggtgtgacttaaatccggacggcgggtaGATTTCAAGAAAAGACGGGGACTgttgtgtaaaatacgaaaataacgattcgttttaaTTTAAAACAGGACTGAGGGTTGAATTctttgaaatagagggacttttctgaaaaatgccatgacggacgaaagaaacccaattacTGCACTAGGATTTAATTTTGGGAAACGTTCTGAGCCGGACGACCAGCGCAGCCTCGTGCCGGTCGCCTCTCACGGACGGGCGTCCACGTGGTGCCCACGTACCATGCCCATCCTTTCCCTTATCTTATCCCCTTCTCCACCTCGCCCATTCCTATCAAACCTTATCCTCTCCCATCCGCCGTTCTCCCTCGCTCAATTTCTTTCTGCTCTCTCTCTCGTCTCGCATCAACCGCTGCGGCGAGCACCTCCCCCCGCGCCCCGGCGTTGCGGGATTCTCCCTCCATCAATTCTCACGCTCCCCGGCGTGCATCGGAGCTGCGGCCGAGGCCCGGCGAAGCTGCGCGGCACTGACGTGCTGCATAGGGTGCTGCAACCGGCTGCAGTGGAGCTGAGACCGGCACGAGGCGGAGCGGCAACGAGCTGCAGCCAGCACCCTTTTTTTGCTGAAACCAGAGAAAGCAAGGGCTGCAACCAGCAGCACCAAATGCTGTGATCGGTGccgtttttttgctggaaccagagaCCCGGGGTGAGGGGGGCGACCAGCGGCCTAAAAAGGTACAACCAGCGAGAGAAAAGGCTGACCGGCCAGTGCGCAACCGCAAAAAGCTACCAGAGAAAGTTACAACCAGTGACGGAAAAAGCTTCAACTGGCGCAAAGCGCAATGGTGATTGAGGCGAGCTGGGGAACTCGTGAACGCGAGATGTTGCAACCTCGACCGCTGCGAGCTGGGCACCGTCGCTTGGGAAAGCGGCAATGGTGAGCGCGGGATGCTACAACCCGTTGCCGACGATGCTGGAACCTCCGACGCGACGAGCTGCGAGCGGAAGACGGCGACGCTACAACCGGCCAGCCGTGATGCTACAACTCGCAACCGCAAAGCTTCAACCGACAAGCTGTTTTGCTAGATGGCGACCAGCGGCGACGGGGAAAGCTGCGAGTCGACGGCACGGCGGTGCTGCCTCGCCTCACCGGGGACGACGACATCAACGGACGCGGGGATGCTGTGGCGAGCGTGACGCGTGGCGGTGCTGTCTCGCCTCACCGGGAGCGCACGTGCACGAAGTCTTTTTCCTCGCCTAGGCAGGGGATCTTTTGTTCCTCGCGTGGGTTGACCCAACGAGATGAGGATGTGCAGATCCAACGGCTGCGTCTGGGCCAATCGTACGGCGCGCAGGACCCAACGGCATGAGGACGCACAGATTCAACGGCTGCGCCTGGGCCAATCATACGGCATGCAGGGTCACCAACTGAGGCCTCTGGCCGGTCGACCGGCACCTAGCGCTGCCCTTTAATTTTTCATAGCGATAGAATGGAGAAATACCATAAGCACCGAGAAATGTAAACACAAGCTGTACCAAGGGCACAAAGCTGCAACATTAGGAACACATGCCTAGCATCCAAACTGCATATATCAATATCAATATCTAGAGAATGCCTGAAGGAAGTGTGCAAATGATTTGGGTGTTACCTTCCAACAAGACCTCGGGATAGCCATCCAGGTAGAGCTCGTGAAAAAGACCTAGTGTGTGTAGGTCTTGAAAACACTGACAAGAATCGCACCATCTGAGCAGAACTTACCAAACCCTAGATTGATCTATCACATTTAGTCTACTGTTCAAACCATTCCAAAGTATGCAATGAGAATGAGCAAGACAAACATCTACCATCTCATAAGCCTGACGGAGACCAGCAGGTATACTAATCATCGTTTTGCACCACTCTTGCATTACAGCATCTATAAACTCTCTATTAAAAAGCTGCAATAGAACAAGCAGTAATCAACAAACAAGCCCAATCTTTGTCAGGATTCAGATGCTGCTTCTCTGAAAAAAATATCAGAAATTTCACCTCCTGTATAACAATTCGTCTCCTGAAAagtccaccatcttcttcctctccatcatcaaaatcatcaaagtAATCGTCATCATCTCCGTCATCATCCCCGCCATCACCACCACCATGGCCAATTCTCTTCCCAatatctccaccaccaccacctgtcgCCAGCTGCAACGTGCGAAGAAGCACATGATGGATGGTAACAGCAATGAGAACTTTGTAGTAAACTAGCCTCATATGTTTAATTAATCTGTATTTCAATACACCAACTAAAAATTGTGTACAAGTCATAGTTCATGATAAATAAACATTGGATACCTAAGTATTGATGTTTGAACCATTGGCGTGTACATTTAACATCATGCATCTATGTCTTGTTGTTTCAATCCCAAACAGTACAAACTTATTGTGTTCTCCTGATCTTGATATTTCGTTAATGTGCTGACGCAGGTGGTGGACGAATTGTACAGCCCAATCCTAAGTCAAAAGGATGGAAAAGGACTAGTGCTTATACTTGCTAACCATCACAAATAATATATATAACACTACTCAACACAAAAACACAAGGTTCTCCGCACCAACAGGCTTTATCCATTATTTTGGTATCCCCGTCCACTTGTACAGCCATCTGACTTCAGAGCGGGCTCCTACTTGATTCATATATATCAGTGCCATGTTACTCAATAACGAGGGGGCAAGGACAACATATCTCTCAGAAATTCCCTAAACCTATCTCATAAATTCACTTGTTTTTGCAGTTTTAATCGACTGGAAATAACAGGATTGGCTACCTCGGGCATGATTTTCTTCTTGCGTTGGGATAGGTcaagcttggccttctcgagcGTGACGGCGCCGAACGCGCCGTACTGCTTCCCGCCCTTCATCGCCGGCGGTACGCGAGGAGACGCAGCCGCGGGTGCCGCGGCGCTGAGGGCGGACGCCGCGAGGCAACGCTCGAGCGAAGAGGCTGCTTCGGAGCGATCGCCTCGCCCGGCGGCAGACGGTGACGCGGCGGAGGAGGCGCAGGCGGAGACGGCGAGGCCTAGGCCCCGCCGGCGAGGGGCACGATGGCGGCGGCATAAAGGCAGGAGACGGAGGAGGCCGCTGGTGGGGTTGGGATGGGAGGGGTGGCCGTGGGCGTGGGGGAGGTTAGGGTGGAAGGCGGCGAGGGACGCCATCGGAGAGAGAGGGGGTAGCGGTCGACGCCCTCGGAGGGTCGTGCCGTCGCAGGGCTCTATCGAAAGCGGGGGCTATCTGCTGATTTAGGTGCTCACCGTATGATTTTGTTTTCTCTTTTACTCAGCGAGATGAAATTGGTAATCATCTGACATCAATATTCAATACACTATTAGCTGGATGCCCGTACATTGGCACGGAACAATGAACATATACACAAGAATATGTATGTCATATTGGTTTATAATTGTGTTGCAATAAATATCTTTTTTAGCTCATCCTCACTGTCAGGGACGAAGCTTCCTTGCCCCCAATGAAATTAGAAAATGCTTCATTAATTTAGTACTAAACACTATCTATTTATTGAGGATGACCCCACTGTCATTGACGTGACCCCAACAAACTTTTTTCCTAACTTCGCCCTTGCTTGCTGCCTCCTCTGCTCTGTCATATGCCACACATAATGGAGTTTCCTCTTTGTGCTTCTCTATCGTCGTTGACTTCTATCTCCCTTGGCATCCTCATCCATGATTTTTTTCTTTCCTCGCATGTCAAAACTACATGTTTCATGGTCGCATCGCCCCAAACCGAAGTGGCCTCGCCCCCCTTGCTTTCCTACCCAAGGAGAAGTCCTCCCATCGTCCCGTTCATTTTTTGAGCCATTCGTCATGTTGAGCCTACTGCCATCTTTAAACCTCCCCTTCATGCCCTTCTGCTTGATCTTGTATAGCACCACTATGGGAGTTctgaattaaggggtcctcgggtgttcggACTATTTGACATGGCCGGACTGATGGCCGTGAAGATAAaagcagaagactttcccccgtggatggatggcaagattggtgtccggatatgttatttccttcccccacaaaaccgactctatacaaccctaggccccttcggtgtgtataaaaaccggaggatttagtctgtGGAGGctatcataatctcataggctagacagctagggtttaaccattacgatctcgagatagatcaactcttgtaacccctatactcattgaatacaatcaagcaggacgtaaggttttacctccttcaagagggcccgaacctgggtaaacattgtgcccccatCGTCctttgttaccattgatcctcagacgcacagtccgggaccccctacccgagatctgtcggttttgacaccgacattggtgctttcattgagagttccacggtatcgtcgacaaaaggatcgatggcccAGATTGTCATCGGCGACGATGCTGTTTCCAGGGAGATTTTCTCCTTGGTCAACTCTTTGTGTTTGGCAGCTTTGCTCTGCGTGCCAATTCAACCGGtcaccttgaacagatcgacagctacatccctggtcaccagatcaggtttggaagcttgcaCTACATCGCTGATATCGGAGGAGACTTGGTCTTCGAAGGGTGTTCGGCCTCGGCCACCGCTCTTCATCCACATGAAGGAAGCCCGTCGGATCCACCATCAGATTCCACTCAAGGATGGACTCTCGCGCCCGCCCTGGCCTTAGATCTAGAGCGGACCACTATGTCCGAAGACGGGAGGATAAACCCCGCTGGACTCTCTCCTTTCAGGGAGCTTCCTACCGGAGACCCAGATGCGACCACACCATCAACAGACCTGGAGTCAAACGGGACTCTTCCTGTTATCGGGAAGCCGGGCTCGCTTCTGGACGAAAACTCCGAACCCTCGAGGTCTGCGTCCATCGGGCTGGGTCAAGTGGTCATCACCGAACCCGGCTCCGCGGATCCTCATACGCCCGTCCAGCTTTCGCTCTTAAGCGAGACACTGGACccaatgcgatctctcgccatcacGAAAGTATCATCTCCAAAATACGCCCAGCCTAAACTGGGGGCTGAGAgtagggaattttatgtcccacccaccacccacttaataaccactatcgaggacctaaccgacgtgctagactacgcctccgaagacatcaatggtatggacgacgatgttgggGCCGAACCATGTCAAAACCCGCCTATCActaggcgctggacagccacttctacctatgatgtatacatggtggacacactcgAGAAGAAGGACGACGATGGCACTCAAGACCTCGATGAGGATaagcccgtcgatgaaccaccaaaacgccgacgtcagcggcgccgctcacgatcaCGTCGGGCAAGGGAAAGAAACACCGGCACTAGAGATAATGACACTCCGGACAATGCTGAAGACTCCGACCACCCCGTTGAGCCTGCGTTCGAGCAGGATGAGAGGGAGGAGGGACAGGTTAACCTCGACAAACTTGTCGATCatgaggattcggaagatagtaaTTATCTCCCGGCCTCCGAGGAGGATgttagcctcggcaacgaagatttcatcgtgccagaggaacccctcgaacaagaatgcttcaagcgacagctcatcgccactgcgaggagcctgaaaaagaaacaacaacagcttcaagccgaacgggatatgctcaacgacagatggaccaaggtcctggctgccgaagaatatggcctcgagcacccaacaaagagctatccaaagagcatgctactaccacaattcgacaACGAGGCCCTTAAGCCAATACCATCAAAGTACAATCATGCTGATCAACCGGACCGatcaccacgtggacgggacaaatcggcaaattatgtcgaacaccagcccgcgccacctcgccgtagaggcaaAGAGGCAGCGACTCTGGGCTACACGTACGACTTACgttaggacctggacaatagagccggccagaccagatcaatctacagatcaaGGGGACGTGCTCCAACACGAGATGACGACCATCAtgcctggcgcgacaagcataaccaAGTTTGGGCTGAGAATCCaacacggatgtcatccgaactccgcgTGATGTtacccgatatagaggtgccgcacaccccatgtgctttaccgatgaggtaatgcagcaccaatttccagaagggttcaaacccgtaaacatcaaggcatatgatggaaccacagatctcgttgtatggattgaagattttcttgtccatattcacatggctcgcggcgatgatctccacgccattaaataccttcctCCAAAGCTAAAAGGGCTAATACGACACTGGTTGaatagttgtaacaccccggatataatttacctaatatgtaatccaactcttgccgtttccggcgctaagttattttattttctcgggttcgggtttttgtctccgtgtgttgttgtcgttgtcatgcatctcatatcatgtcatcatgtgcattgcttttgcatacgtgttcgcctcatgcatccgagcattttccccgttgtccgttttgcattccggcgctccgttctcctccggtggtcatttctagctttctttcgtgtgtggggtttaaacatttccggattggaccaagacttgccaagcggccttggtttactaccggtagaccgtctgtcaagtttcgtaccatttggacttcgtttgatgctccaacggttaaccgagggaccgaaaaggcctcatgtgtgttgcagcccaacacccctccaatttggcccaaaacccaccaaaaccctctccatcatctagagcatccgatcacgatcgtgtggccgaaaaccgcacctcatttggagtctcctagctccctctacctacaaatatgtgcCTCCCCCCGAATTTTtcacgcagtccaaaccctagtctcttcctcctcccgccgccggacacgtccggtccggccggacaaaaCGCGCCGCCACCCCGAGCCACTCACAGGCCGACATGCGTCCGTCGccacctgccgccgccgcggcccacggggagcccgccccgggccggatTGGGCCCGAGCGCCCCGCACGCCTAGCGCCGCCCGCGAGCcgtgctccgccgccctcctccgctcgCCGGCGCCTGCGTTCGCCGCCTCCGCGCCATCTCCGGTGAACCGCCGCCCTGCTCTTCGGCCACCGCTCGCCGGCgcgcgcccgccgcctcgccgcctccgcaGATCCCGGTCGCCGCTCACGCCGCCCAAGGCCGCCGCGCGCCGCATCGTCGCCTCCCCACTCCGACGAGCTCAAACTTCGGCCGCCGCACCTGCCTCTCCGGCGACCTTCCTCTCCGGCAGTCCTCGAACGGCGTGCGACCAGATCTGAGATCCACGCTACAGTAACCCTAGATCCGCGAGGTGATGAATTTCTCAAAGTCCCCGATTTTCCAGATTCAAATGCtcttgttcatcatgccgtaactttgcatccgtaactctgtTTTGCGCGTgtaacatatcaaaatgttcgcctcagagagcacatcatttcatctcattgcatcattttcatttgacctcatcttgatgcccgaaatgttgttggaagagtgctatttgagttagttATCAGATCtactgctccaaatagctatttgtcatttttgccatgattattgtgtgcatgatatgcccctgagctctacatgagttttgttatatgctttgtcatctttccagaggtgccatccatgtatttttgtgatgtgtgtggtgactagcacaagcttgcaaagtggtgcattcgttaatgttgatttcagggacttagcaattccactaagtcctgttttatcaatatgccatatgttcatgttgtttcctagtgatccgtgcctattttgaggatgatcaggaaggatgttttgttaatcttgtagtgctctatccatccgtgtctttgtttgcaattatggagcaccctagcttgagtcaatcgagctctacttttgctatttagtgaatctgggcagattgtctacttgttagcgattttgccgaggatgttgtagttgatccgtgcatgctatgttgttgttcttgccatgtatagcttgtataatgtgtattcttgatgggtgtatgcttagattgtcatgacatgctctgtagtgagtgcatcgagctcgtaaacatgcctacttgatatctgatttgcatgctccagtttttcactaagtctgtgatctgattatgtttttgccatgttcacatgcttgcaattgtattttctgatcccttttggctcaaggtcactaagggacttttgttaagctctttgagtagctctatgccatgctttactttgccatgttaagtttctgtagcatatagttttcatgctgcaaagtgtgctacctgatctgaaattccagactagtgttaatttcactaagtctgaaatctgtttaccaattgcacttttgccatgcttgtttgaacctgttaatggatgaattggacgtagcttagtgttcatcttttgttaagcatcatgaatggatcccttccatgtattttgctgtcatgtttggatgttgtagcatgttcatcttgttgcatttagatggctacttgctgtttatcgcagaccggtgccatatttgaattgcttgccatttccaaaccgtgtctccgatttcggtgttctttatatcgatttcaaccgaaatcacctcacctttccagtggcacacttggttttccaagttgaggctaggttctttcatcctttgtcaaatcttgcatatgcatcacatatcgcatcccgcatagcataccatgtttgcatcatgttgtttgagctttgcacgtggttgattatgtcctttttgcttgtttgtcttgtttgggtagagccgggagacgagttcgctaacaaggagcccgttgagtttgctttcgaggatccagtcaactctgacaactttgcaggcaagatgatcataccctcgaaatcacttctatctttgctttgctagatgctcgctcttttgctatgcctatgctacgatgcctaccactttcttatcatgcctcccaaattgccatgtcaaacctctaacccaccatgtcctagcaaaccgttgattggctatgttaccgctttgctcagcccctcttatagcgttgctagttgcaggtgaagattggaggtcgttccttgttggaacattattttacttgttgggatatcaccacattatcttgttatcttaatgtgGAAGGcgcggcctctcgcctagtgttttgttccactcttgccgccctagtttccgtcatatcagtgttatgttcccggattttgcgttccttatgcggttgggtaataatgggaaccccttgacagttcgccttgaataaagctcttctagcaatgcccaaccttggttttaccatttgccacctagcctctttttcccttgggtttccggagcccgagggtcatctcatttaaacccccccaggccagtgctcctctgagtgttggtccgaaccgggcagcctgcgggacCACCTCGGGggaactcgaggtttggttttactcgtagcttgacctatctaagtgtgccctgagaacaagatatgtgcagctcctatcgggatttgtcggcacattcgggcgatgttgctggatttgttttaacttgtcgaagtgtcttgtagaaccaggatgccgagtctgattggaatgtctcgggagaaggtttatcctttgttgaccgtgagagcttgtcatgggctaagttgggactcccctgcagggatttgaacttccgaaagccgtgcccacggttatgggcagatggaaatttgttaatgtccggttgtagataacttgaacctaaacttaattaaaatgaaccaactgtgtgtgttaccgtgatggtctcttctcgacggagtccgggaagtgaacatggtgttggagtaatgcttgccgcaggttgttctctagttatttgttcgtgctttgccttctcttctcgctctcttttgcgaacaggttagccaccatatatgctagtcgcttgctgcagctccacatattaccttgccttacctataagcttaaatagtcttgatcgcgagggtgcgagattgctgagtccctgtggctcacaaattacttccaaaccagatgcagcgcctgatgactccgttccatatgacgcgcttgagctcaagtgggagttcgacgaggactcacgtcgttactatgtgtctttccctgatgatcaatagtggtgcccagttggggcgatcgggaccgtgtcgcatgttgggttgatcttttattttggcaccgtagtcgggccatgagtgattgaataatgtaatgctatttatgtactttgtttgacgtggcgagtgtaagccaactatgtaccttcccttttattatctatattacatgggatgttgtgaagattgccttactcgcgacattgctttcaatgcggttattcctctaagtcgtgcttcaacgcgtaggagatatagccgcatcgagggcgttacaatagcCTCCcggagaactccattggcagctgggaggacttagaGGACGCCTCCcgggacaactttcagggcacttatgttcgACCACCAGAtgttgatgacctaagtcacatagtcctgcaacccggagagtcagctcgcaaACTGTGGACTtggttcttgataacccacaagtataggggatcgcaacagttttcgagggtagagtattcaagccaaatttattgattcgacacaaggggagccaaagaatattctcaagtattagcagttgagtgatcaattcaaccacacctggaaacttaatatctgcagcaaagtatttagtagcaaagtaatatgatagtagtggtaacagtagcaaaaggtaatgatagcaaaagtaatgtttttggtattttgtagtgatgatagcaatagcaacggaaaagtaaataaacgagggacaatatatggaaagctcgtaggcaatggatcagtgatggagaattatgctggatgcggttcatcatgtaacagtcataacctagggtgacaccaaactagctccagttcatcaatgtaatgtaggcatgtatttcgaatatagtcatacgtgcttatggaaaagaacttgcatgacatcttttgtcctaccctcccgtcgcagcggggtcctaatggaaactaagggatattaaggcctccttttaatagagtactggaacaaagtattagcacatagtgaatacatgaactcctcaaactacggtcatcaccgggagtggtcctgattattgtcacttcggggttgctggatcataacacatagtaggtgactatagacttgcaagataggatcaagaactctcatatattgatgaaaacataataggttcagatctaaa encodes the following:
- the LOC123102802 gene encoding protein RETICULATA-RELATED 1, chloroplastic gives rise to the protein MASLAAFHPNLPHAHGHPSHPNPTSGLLRLLPLCRRHRAPRRRGLGLAVSACASSAASPSAAGRGDRSEAASSLERCLAASALSAAAPAAASPRVPPAMKGGKQYGAFGAVTLEKAKLDLSQRKKKIMPELATGGGGGDIGKRIGHGGGDGGDDDGDDDDYFDDFDDGEEEDGGLFRRRIVIQELFNREFIDAVMQEWCKTMISIPAGLRQAYEMGLVSSAQMVRFLSVFSRPTHTRSFSRALPGWLSRGLVGRTLADPSFPHKMAFEFLATFASSVWWEMNIRKERFEQEWDLAVVNALTASCCNLVVLGLLAPCRSYGSTSRFDFQNAIEKLPNNIFEKSYPLREFDLQKRISAFLYKAAELSLVGVVAGSIQGGMSKALSARKDGRLSVTLPNVSANALGYGAFLGLYANLRYQLLCGLDQYMIKRFDVLGMAIFIGTTLRFMNIQIGESSRRAWLGEEADPQYSDRLLRAYTRPVEVTTAADQQESRWFISKDAVVSGLGLLGIKQGGPEAQLSKPRRKRVIRKKVASG